The Deltaproteobacteria bacterium genomic sequence AGATTCGGTTGGAACAAGCCGCCCAAATTACGGTCGAACGAGGCGGCGTTGTTGACCCAAAAGACGGTCATCAGTGGAATGAAGTAGAATTTGACCAGATAGCCGCGCAGCACGCGGGCGAATCCGGGCGCAGGCGCTTGGCGACGCCACAGCGCTTGGGCGCCGCGCGCGATGATCAGCAAGTCGTCGTCTTCGTTGCGCCAGCGGCCGCGCCGTTCGCAGAGTAGCAGATACGGGAATGCGCCGAGCAGCAGCAGCGCTGTGGCGACGGTGAAGAGTTCAAAGAACGGCCGATAGTAACTCTTGGCATATTCGACGAGGAACGGGAGACCGATGTGCAAATGATATTCGCGGAGCGCGGCGTACGTTCCCCAGGCCAACATGAGGCAGCCAGTCATCGTGATCCAACGGAGCCAGACGCGTCGCCACGCCGCGGCGTCGAGTGCGCGCGAGACTGACCAATCGAAATGGCGACGATGGACTTTCACTACCAAGAATTCGTAGGTCGCCATCGCGGCGACGGCGATAAAGAGTAAGACGATGAAACGCGGATGGGGTGGGCCGGAAGGGAGGACCTGCAGGCGCGTGCCGACGTGGAGCCCGATCATCCCCAGCAATAATACGCCGGCGCCGATCAGTCCGGTCCAGATCGATTGTGCGCCTAACACGAAATCCGGAGCCGCATTGTCAGTCTGTGCCACGATGCCCCCAATGGGGAGCGCTCATACCTGATTCGCTGCGCCCCCGCAATGGCTGAGCATGATCAGATGGCACAACCTTGACAGAGGGTGCCGATCGTGGTCGCTAGCGGGCATGACAATGCGAATTCCAGTGGTGACCGGAGTGATGCGTCGTTGCGGCAACGTCGCAACGCGGATGCGAATGCGTGGGCGGGCGCCAAACGCGGCGAGCGTGGTCGCGGAGGCGCGCGCGATACGGCTACGAAGGGCGGGTGATTTGGTCGCGGCCGAAACGTGGTTTCGCCGGGCGGCGTGGCAGCGGGAGTTTCGGTCGGCCGATCAGCGCCGGTTGTGTAACGAGGCCGCGCGTTGTGCAGTCGCATTGGCCGAAACAGCGCGAGACCCGGTAACGCAGATGGAATGGTGGGAGGCGGCGGCGCGGAATGTGGCGGATCGACAGCTGGAGGCCGCAGTCTGGTGCCGTCTGGCGGCCGCGAAAGGTGAAGTCGCACGACAATTGCTCGCCGCGCGTGACAATCCGCGCGCGTTGCGGCAGTTAGTGAAAGGCGGTTGTCCTTCGTGGCTGTTCGGGATGTTTCTGAAATTGTTGAGCCAGGGGGCGGTGACTGCCGCCGAGCATGCAGCGCAAGCCCGCGCGGAACTGGCAGTGCAGGGTCTGCAGGATGCATTTGTTCCGTTGCCGGTCTCTCCTGATGCCGATCTGGCCGCGTTAGCCGCCGAATGTGCTGCAGTGTCGCGGCACATTGCTTTGGACGTCGAGCGCACTGAACAGCTTGCCGCCGTTGCATAACCACTCACGACCGTTTCAACCACCGTACCGTCACCGTTAACACCGCCGCGCTGACGACGGCCAACACGAAGAACGTCGTCGGGAATCCTCGATGGTCGACCAGCCAGCCCACGCCGAGCGCGGCGGGGATGAAGATTCCGTTCTGTAGGAAATCTTGAATCGACAGCACGGTCGCGCGCCGTTCGGACGCGACCAGCCGATTCACGGCCGCGCTGACGGTCGGCAACAGCAGACCCCATGCGGCGTAGATCAGGGCCAGGATCACAATCGCCCCCGTCGTACGACCGATGGCGAGGCCGAGGCAAATCGCGATGCATCCGAGCCCGAGTTGCAGGAAAAAATGATGTCCGAGCAGATGCGATCCCCACCGATTCGCCGCTAACGTGCCGCCCATCGCTAACATGTTGCAGCCTAAGAAGACCCAGCCGAAGGCCGAAAGCGGGACGCCGAGCGTGCGCAAATACGGTTGGCTCAACGTGGTGGTGACGATCAAGACGAGCGAGAAAAACCAGCCATAATAGCCGATCAGCGCGCGCAGTGCGGGCACGCCGACGCGGATTTCGCGCCATCCGGCGAGCAGCGTGCGCAGTCGCAACGCGACGGTCGTGGACGGGGGTTCGGGGATCGTCAGCGCAGTGAGCGCGGCGGCGAGAAACAGCATGGCCGTGCCGTAAAACGGTCCTTGTGGAAACGCGATGTAGAGCGGCGCGCCGACCACGGCGCCGACGCTCATCGCGGCGAACTCAAAAAACTTTGCGTTGGCATAGCGCCTTTGGTAATCAGCCGTCGCGTTTCGTTCCTTTAAATGGTCGTACAGCAAGGCCTCAGTCGCGCCGGTCTTGAACGCATAGCCGACGCCCAGCAGACATTCGCCGAGGGCGTACCACGCGAATGCGTGGGCCGGAACCAGGCAGAGGGCGCCGAGGACTTGCAGCCCGCTGCCCGCAAAGAGCGCCCATTTGCGGCCGAAGCGGTCGGCAAAGAGTCCGGTCGGGAGTTCCGCGAGCAGCGCGCTGCCGATGTACAGCGAGATGAGCAGCATGACATCGGTCTGGGTCAGTCCTTGGCGCAGCAGCCAGACGACGAAGATCGGCAAGTACAAGTAGCAGCGGGAACAAAAGGCGAAGACGTAAAAACGTGTGAAAAAGGTCGTGTACATGAGGATTCGTTGCCCATTCTACCTGATTTTTCTCGGCTGTATACTTTCTCTCGGCGTTTCCACGGCCGTGGCGAAACATCGTAGGCCTATGCGGACGATCAGCGCGTCGCCCACGCCGGCGGTGCTGTTCGATCGCGGGGCCAAAAAAAAGCCGCGCGCGTTTGAATCCGTCGACCGCTGTGTCGAAACGCCGTGCATCGTGACGCAGCATGGCGCGTGGCAATTCGCCCCGTCCGTTGTGGACGCCTACCGCGTGGAAATGAGCTATTTCCATGAAGGGAGTCAGCGGCCGATCGGTCTGTTTCAACAGAGCACGACGTTGGAACAAAAAGTCGCGGAGCGATTGCTCAATCGGCATCCGAATCGGAAGATCGTCAACTTGATGCAGTTGGTGGAACGCGGGACCGCGCCGACGATCTTCATGTACGGCGTGTTGCTGCAATACGAGATCCGCGACGGCGATCCGGTCATTGTGCGCCTGACCCGCTTTGCCGACCCGACCGACGTGCGCGAATATTATTTCCGCTATCACAAGACCGGGCCGGTCCCGGATATCGATATTTCGCTACTCTACCCGATCGGTTTTTTTCACCCCAACCCGAACGATGCCATTCAAGGTGCGACGACGGGCGCCGCGTTTTCCTTTTCGATCGGTTCCCATATGGACCCGGAGCGGCACTATGGATGGTTTCGGAAGTCGTTGCGCGCCGTGCGGTTGAATCTCTTTACCGGGCTGGTGACGCGCAAAGAACTGAAGGCGATGGGCGGCGATCTCGTCGTGAGCGATTCCGTCGACGGCTTCGGCGGGATCGGTCTGACCGTCTTCGATTTCCTGAATCTCGGCTATGGGATCAATTTCGTCCGCACGCCGCACAGTACGTTCCCGTTCGTGGGCATTGAAGTGAAACACGTCTTCGAATTCATCCGCTCGCTGAAACAAGATACGCACACCAAGTGGGAGAAGTATCTGCGCGAAGAACGCGAGCAGCGAGGTAGTCCGCAAACAGGTCTCCAGCTGGGTAGAACTTCTCGCTCAAAATGAGGCGAACGGGTGGCCGGGAACCCACGGTGCATGGGGCCGTGCGCGGCATCTGCGCGGTCGGGCGATGTTTTTTTTTCGCTGCTGTGTGGTGTGGCGATTGCACCGATTCGTCGTTGTGTCCTCTCATCCCATGCGATCTGTAGGGGTTGGTGTCACTGCGCTCTGCTTGGCGGTGTGGCTCTCGGTCGGGTGCGGGGCGGCTGGCGTGCCCTCCGGGACCGGCACCACGCCGATTCCGATTGAACTCCCGAGCGTCGTGCAGCTACCTGAGAGTTTAGCGATCAGTGTCGCTCCGGTGCAAGGGGCCGCCGATGTTTCCGTCCCGTTGGGCAAGACGGTGGTCGTTCCCGGCGAGACGCCGCTGCAACAAAGCGTCTATCCGACCGATAACGGGAACACGCGACTCGACGCAATCTTGGCCGTCCTGGCCAACGTCTCGGCCAATAGCGATGCGACCGTGACGAGCGCGAGCGGCACGACCGACGATGGCAGTGCCTGGGTCGCGGATTTTTCCGCCGCGGAATTTCCGACCGTGGATTTCGACACGGCCGGATTTCCCACGCTCGATTGTAGTGCAACCTGTTCGGGGCATACCGCGAGTTATCCCGTCTGCATGCGGATTTGGGTCGGGGGCAAGCGTGCGGCGTTTTTTAAGATCTTGAGCGCGGTCGATGCTGCCGGTGGGGCCGGTTGTTTCTACACCGTCTCCGACGTCACGGCGAGCGCCGCGTCGAGCGCAGCACTCTTTACCGGGACGGAGTCCTACGTTCTGGCGGGCCGTTGGGACTTCCGCGACACGGCGAGTCGCTGGCTAGAGTTGGTGTCGTCGACTACAGCGGCCGACGCGGAAGGCGTGCGGATCGACAGCCATCACGCGGTGTTGAACGCCGCCACGGCGACCGACGCCACGGTCACGACGTTGGCCCGCTTGCGGGGGCAGATCACGGTCGGTGAATCGCCGTTGGACATTGAAGCGGTGCATCGCTGGACCGACACACTGAGTCAATCGAGTTATACGTTGACCAACGACACGACCACGACCGACGCGGGCTGTTTCGATTTGGAGACGGGTGAGGAGGTTTTTACCGATGTGGCCGGATGCGAATCGCTGACGATCACGGAAGAGCGCGCGCCTGAAGAGGCGACGCCGCCGCCGTTGGAAGAGACGGTGATGGTGGCGACGCTCGACGAGTCGAGTAGTAGTTCGTCCGGCAGCAGCTCCAGTGGTGGCGATGGCGGCAGTTCGTCAAGTAGCTCCAGCGGTGGGAGCAGCAGCGGAGACGCGAGCAGTTCTTCCAGTTCGTCCAGCGGTGGGAGTAGTTCGGGTGGTGGCGCCACACTCCCGACCGTGGCGTTCACTGCGACGAGTGCAAGTGGTGCCGAGTCCACCGGATCCGTGTCGGTGCAAGTCACGCTGTCCGCCGCGAGTGCCGATGCTGTGACCGTGGCGTATGCTGTCACCGGCGGGACGGCCACCGGGAGCGGCACCGACTTTACGTTAGCGAGCGGAACGGCCACGATCAGTGCCGGCAGCACTACGACCACGCTTGCGCTGGCGATCGTCGACGACGCGCAGGTTGAGAGCTCCGAGACGGTGATCGTGACCCTCTCCAATCCGGCAAACGCCACGCTCGGGACCAACACGAGCCACACGTATACGATCACGGATAACGACACGCCGCCGGGTGTGTCGTCGTCCACGCCTGCAGCGGGTGCCACCGAGGTGAGTATCAGCAGTGCGGTCGAGGTCACGTTCGACCGGGCCATGAATGCCGCGACGCTGACCACGAGTACGTTCACGCTGACCACGGGCGGCACGCCGGTGGCGGCCTCCGTGAGCGCCGCCGGCACGACGGCCACGCTGACGCCGACGAGTTCGCTTGCCTACAACACCACGCACGAAGCGACGCTCACGACCGGCGTGCAAGACAGTGTCGGCAATGCGCTGAGCACGCCAACTTCGTGGAGCTTCACGACTCGCCCCGCCCCGGGAAGCCTCGATACGAGTTTCAATAGCACCGGGAGCGTCGAGACGGACGTCGTCGGGACCACGAATCAGAACTTCGCGTACGACATGGCCCGCCAGTCGGATGGGAAATTGGTCGTGGTCGGATCGACCGGGAATGCGATGGTGCTGCGCTATACCAGCGCCGGGGTGCTCGACACGACCTTCGATTCGGATGGCGTCGTGCTGGCCAGTGCGGAGAGCGGGATGGGCCGTTGGAATGCCGTTGCGATCCAATCGGATGGGAAGATCGTCGTGGCCGGCACGACCTCTGACAACGCCGACATGATCATTGCGCGCTACACCACGACCGGCTCACTCGATACGGACTTCAGCGCCGACGGGAGCGTGACCGTGAATATCAACGACCCGACGGGTGCCACGGAATATACATACGATGCCTTGATCGATGCCAGCGGACGGATTGTCGTGGCGGGTGGCGCCGGCACGCAGACCGCGCTGGTTCGGCTCACCAGCAGCGGCGCGCTCGACACCACGTTCGGCGGCGACGGGATCGTCGTCACGAGCACCTTCGGCGGTGACGACAGCGCGCAGGCGATTGCGTTGCCCGCCAGTGGCGCCGGATTATGGGCCGCCGGCCGCTACTATGACGGTTCAGAATATAACGTCTATTTGATGTTCCTCAACAACGAGGGCGACATCGACGTGGTGTTTAATACCGACGGTGTGGCCACGTATGACGTACAAGCAGGGAGTGCGCTGAATGATATGGTGTCGAGCATGGTCGTGCAGTCGGATGGCGATATCTTGATTGCAGGCTCGGTGGCCACGACCACGGACGAACTGTTTGTGCTGAGAGTGGATGGTGCCAGTAACGGCGCACTCGACACCGCGTTCAGCGGCGATGGGATCTTCACGACGACGATCGGGACGCATACCACGGCGAATGCCAACGACCTCGTGGTGCAATCCGATGGGAGCATGTTTGTGGTCGGGAACGCCTGGACCAATGTTGCCGAATTCTACTATGTCGTGGCGCAAATCAGTAATGTCGGCGTGCTGAATACCAACTTCGACAGTGACGGGATCTTGACCATTGCCACTGGCGGGACTGGCACGACGGGCGAATTCGACGCCGCCGTATTGCAGTCCGATGGTAAATTGGTAACGGCCGGATATGCTGACTTTTCCTCCGGTTCAAACAATGTCGTCGTCTATCGCCTCTGGCCGTAACCTGAGACCTGCCCAGGCCGGGTATAACTGCTCACTCAAAATGAGGTCAACGGGTGACCGCCAACCCACGGAGCATGGCGCGGCGCGTGGCATCTGTGCGTTCGGGCGACGTTTTTTTTTCGCTGCGGCGTGGTGTGACGATTGCATCGATTCATCGCTGTGTCCTCTCATCCCATGCGATCTGTAGGGGTTGGTGTCACCGCGTTCTGCTTGGCGGTGTGGCTTTCCGTCGGATGTGGGTCTGCCGGCGTGCCCTCCGGAACCAGCTCCACGCCGATCCCGATTGAATTGCCGTCGAATTTCGCGATGCCGTCGGCCTTGTCAATTGGTGTCGATGAAGTGACCGATACGGCGAATGGAAACCTCGCCGTCGAAAAATCGACCGACAAGACACTGCCTGGAGAAAATGCCCTGGCCCAAGGGCTTTATCAGACGGACCAAGATAATGCGCAGTTGGATGCGATCCTCGCGCACTTGGCGGCGGTGACTGCCGAGGCGAGCACCTCGGTTACCAGCACCATTGGCACCACTGCGAATGGGGGCGTATGGTTCGCCGACTTTACGGATTTCAGTTTCCCGACGCTGACCAGCAGCATCTCGGGGATCGATTGCACGGCCGCTTGCTCAGGGAACACTGGGGAGTTCCCGATCTGCGTGCGCATTACCGTGGGAGGAAAGCGGGTATGGTATGGCAAGATGACCTCGCCGGTGACCTCCACAAGTAGGGGGGCCGGTTGCTTCTACACGTTTTCGACGGTGACGGATGCGTCCACCGAGGCCGCTCTCTTTGATGGGACGGAGTCGCACCTTATTGTGGGTACTTGGGATTTTACGGATAGCACGAGTCTCAAGCTGGATATGATTTCGGCGACCACGACGGCGGATTCATCGGGCATTCTCAACTCCGGAACCCGCGCGGTTTTGACCGAGACCAGTGCATCCAGCGCGTCAATCAATAGCCCCTCCGGCAAGAGTATCGGCAGCGCTACGCGGACCGCCAATGTCAATGGTACGCTAGTGGACAATGGCGAGTCGAAGACCGTCACGGTGATCGACCGTTGGAACGCCGCGACGATTCGCGCCACTCAGACGATTACGGGGAGTACCGCGGTCAATGTCGATGGCTGTTTCATCACCGGTACCGTCATTCCGACGGGCGATTGTCTGACGATTGACGACGTCATTCTAGTGGAACAATTTTCGCTGCCCACGGTGGCCGCCGTCGCCTCGCCGCCGTCAGTGACGGGGACGAGTCCCGTTGACGGGGCGACCGCCGTCATGCTCAATTCGTCCGCCACAGTGACATTTAGTGAGACTATGGATGGTTCGTCTATTACCGCGAGCACATTCAAGCTGACCGACGGCAGTGGAGCGGTGGTGAATGGGACGATTACCATCGGCGATGATGCCACCACCGCCATCCTGATGCCCACGACGCTCCTTACCGCTAGCACGACCTATACGGGGACCGTGACCACCGGCGTGACCGATACGGGCGGAACGCCGCCCTCTGCGCCATACACCTGGAGTTTTACGACGGGGACTGAAGTGGACACTAAAGTGCCATCGATTGCGTCGACCAGTCCCGTGAATGGCGCCACGCGAGTGGCGGTCAATGCCCAGATGACGGCCACCTTTAGCGAAGCCATGGATTCGAGCACGGTGACGACCAGCAGCTTCACCGTACGCCCTACCGCCGGAGGGGCTGCCGTTTCCGCCGCAGTCGACTACAGTGGCACGACCGCGACGCTCACGCCCACTGGCAATCTGAGTTACAGCACGTCCTATACCGCAACGATTTCGACCGCAGTGAAGGACACGGCCGGCAATGCCTTGACGGCCGCGGCGAGTTGGGAGCTCACGACCATCGCCGAGAGCGGTCACTACAACCCGCAATTCAGCGGTAATGGGTGGTACGACGAATCGTTCTCGACCACGGGCGACGGCTTTGATTCACTGCAAAGTGTGGTCGTACAATCCGATGGAAAAATCGTCGCCGTTGGAACGGCATACAATGGGACAGATCAGGACGTCCTCGTCGTTCGATTCAACGCGGATGGATCATTGGATTGGTATGACCTGGTCGATCTCGTCGGCGGAGGTGATTTCGGCCAGGGGGTCGCCCTGCAATCGGATGACAAAATTGTCGTGTCGGTCTGGGCCAGTAACAGCGATGATACGGAGCGCAATTTTGCAGTACTGCGCTACACGACCAGCGGCGCGCTCGATCCGACCTATGGTGGCGGGGATGGCATCGCGCTCGTCGATTTCAATGCCGCCGCAGATACCGACACACAATATGACTTAGTGATCAATCCGTCGGATCAGGCGATTCTCTGCGGACAGATCGGAGGTCGAGCTGGCCTTGCACGCTACGATACGAATGGTGATCTCGATACGACCTTTGCCACCAATGGGACGTACTCGGATGCGGATTTCGATTTCTTCTTTGACTGTGCGATGGATAGCGATGGCAAGATTGTGGCTGTCGGCGAGGATCAGACCTTCGATACGCCGGGACAGGATATCGCGATTGCGCGTTTCTCGGCCGCGGGCGCACTGGATACGAGCTTTAGCGTGGATGGGCGAAATGCGTTCACCGTCGGGAGCGCGAGTAATGAACAGGGATTGGGCGTGGCCATCCAGAGCGACGGCCAGATCGTGATCGTGGGACAAACTGATAACAATTCGACCTCGAATGACTGTGTCCTCGCCCGCTACGGCACGACCGGAACTCTGGATGCCGACTTCGGCAGCTCCGGAATCTTCCAATTTGGTAACGACGCCGGAGGCGAATTGCAAGACCTCTGCTACGATGTCGCTATTCATTCCGGCGGCCGCATTGTCGTGATCGGATCCAGCACAGGGGATGCCTTACTGGCGCGTGTGACGTCGTCGGGAACGCTCAACACGACGTTCGATTCGGACGGCTTGGCGGTCTTTACCGAGGCTGGCGGTGGCACAGGACTCGCTCTCGACAGCAACGAGGACTACATCGGCGTTGGGAGTGTCCAGGATGGCGGCACGGACACCTTCATTTTCAGTGTGATTCAGTAAAGGATGCGGTCAAATCCATCACAACCGAATGTAGATCGCCGAACGCTGCTGCGGTGTTGTCAGATTGTCTCTGACCGTAACACTTAAAGTGTAATGCCGATCGTGCCGAACAAGACGCGCACGCGTTCCGCGTAGCCGCCGTGTTGGCCGACCAGCGTGTCCAAGACGCCGGCCCAATGGAGATATGCGTCAGGTGCCGGATCCGCGTGGCGCTGGAGTTCAAACGCGATAATTGTGGCGGCCATCGGATGCCAAGTCGCCAAGTCGAGCAAATGCGCCAGACGGAGCAAGGCCCGCCGTGCGGCGGCATGATCGAGTGGTATCATGCCGCAATCGACCATCCGCAAGACGTGGAACTGCTGCGCAAAATAATGCGGCGGGTCTTCGGCAATGCGCCAGACAATGCCGCCATCGGACTCGGCCCATTGGGCAAGGGCAGATTCGGGGTCCGGTGCCGCCAACCGAGCCGGGCCGCAGTGGGCGTGGAACGCAGGGAGTAGGGCTTCGGCACTTGCCCGTACGACGTCGATTCCCAAAGTCGGGCGGACCGGTTCAAACGACGTATTTTCGAGCAGGACCTCCGAGACGCCCAGCAATCCGGCGTCTTGGCCGAGGATGTGCTCGATCGTGCGGCGGCCGCGTTGGTGACACCAGGCGCCGAAGTCCGTGAACAGCTCTCTGGCGGCGCGGGCCAGCGGGCCCCGCTGGCGCGTTGCGGTGGGCGACGGGGCCAACCGCTGGAGCCGGAGTCCCGCAGCCGTGAGGAACGCCGCCCCGGTCAGACGACGCCGAACCGACGCCGTTAACGGCGCGCGGCTGTGCCACCATGTCCCGGAGAGCGGAGGAACGCCAGATGTTGGGTTGATCGCCATCGCCTCACTACTATCGGCTGTCGGTCGAAAAAGTTGCTGAGTAGGAGTGACTTCCTTTAATACCCCTCGCCCCGACGGGGAGAGGGTTCCGCCGGAGGCGGAGGGTCAGGGTTCATTACGGCCAAAATAATAATCCCGTCAGGCTGAGGCCGATGAAGAATGACGCCCACGGATTTGGCACGAAGTAACTGTAGACCATCAGCGCCAATCCTAGCGCAATATGGCGTGTGCTCTGGGTTTTACGCCCATACCGCCACGCCGCATAGCCGACGATCCCGAAGAAGAACCCATAACAGAGGGCATAAAAGTCGAAATTGAGGAATGACGTGCTCATGCCGTATTTCGCTCCCGCCCCGACTCCAAGCGGCCGAGCAAACGCAACAGTCCGTCGAGGATCGTGAGCGGGTGCGGCGGACAGCCGGGGATGAAGAGGTCCACCGGGACTGTGGACGTGGCGCCGTTGTGGCACGCGGGGCTGTTCAGGAACGGCCCGCCGCTGATTGCGCAGGCGCCGACCGCGATGACGAGTTTCGGATCGGGGACCGCCTCATACGTTTTTTGCAGCGCCAGCCGCATGTTTGCCGTGACTGGGCCGGTAATGACCAAGCCGTCAGCATGGCGTGGCGACGCGACGAATTGGATTCCGAAACGGCTCAAGTCGAAGACCACGTTGTTCAGTGCTTGGAGTTCCAGCTCGCATCCGTTGCAGCCGCCGGCACTCACTTGGCGCAGCTTCAGCGATCGTCCGAACAACGCGCGCATTTTCCGATCCAACGCCGTGGCCAACGGGAGCGCAGCGTCCCGTAGCAGCAAGCCCTCGCGCGTGCGCGTGGCTAACCGATAATCCGGCGTCCACGCGATTGCGCCGCTCGGACAGGCCTCCGCGCACGCGGGACAAAACGTGCAACGGCCGAGGTCGAACGTCAGCGGCGCGAGCGTGATCGCCTCGGTCGGGCAAGCGTCGCGACACGCGGTGCAGCCGGCAGCGCAACGGCCGGCGTCGATCGTCGGGCGACCGCGGAATCGCTCCGGCAGCGGCTGTGCCGGGGGGAAGGCCTGCGTCCGATGTCCTTGCTGCCACCGTGTTTTGAACGTGTCCCACATCGTCCCGGCTCCCGGTGTTACAAATCGTGTCCCGCATACGACAAATTGAAACTTTTATTACACAATGGAAAGTCGGAGATCTGTCCGCCGCGGCACGCCCACGCGAGTCCCATCCAGTTGTGGAAGGACGGATCGACGACATCGTAGGCGTCGATCGCGCCGTATGCGTCGGTCCGCACCACATGGACGATTTCGCCCCGCCAGCCCTCGATCAGACTGACGACCAAACGGTCCGCCGCCAACGATTCACACGGCGCACCCGGTTCCACGCGATGTACGATCCGACACTGTTCCGCTGCGAACGTGAGCGCTTGCTGGGCCTCCAACACGCGGAGCAGCGCGCGCGCGTACACGTCGCCGGAGGCCAGCCGCACCGGCGGGATGTAATGAAACCGATACGCCCCGCTCGGGTAGTCGGTGCGCACGTCGCGCAGCAAATTACTGGCGCGCGCGGCTGGGCCGACCAGCCCCAGTTGGCGTGCCACCTTTTTTGCGACCACGCCCGTTTGTTCGAGTCGGGTGACGACGGTTGATTCGGCGAAGAAGAGGTCGGCGATCGCCTTGAGGTCCCGTTCGGCCTCCGCGAGTTTGGTGCCGCAGCGGGCGCGCAACGCAGCGGTGAAAGCGTGACACACTCCACCCGGATACACCAGCGAACGGCCGTACCGATTACCGGTCAGCTCCATCAGCAGATTCAAGAATTCCCCGCGCAGCCGTCCAAAATACGCCGCGGCCGGCAAATAGCCGATGTCCGCCGCCAATGCGCCGAGGTCGCCGACATGGTTTGCCAGTCGTTCCAATTCCAACGCCAGCGCGCGGAGCTGCTGCGCGTGGTGTGCAACCGCGACGCCGGCCAGGCCTTCGATCGCCTGCGCATAGGCCCAGCTGTGCCCGATCACCGTGTCTCCGGCCAGCGATTCGGCCACGACGGCACGACGCGCGGGCGTGGCGACGCGCAATAACGCAGACGCGCCCCGATGTTGGTAGCCGAGCGCGATTTCCAAATGCAGCACCTGTTCGCCGTGACATTGGAAACGAAAATGACCAGGTTCAATGATGCCGGCGTGCACCGGTCCCACGGCGACTTCATGCACGGCGTCGCCTTCCACGGCGAAGAACGGGTAGTCGCGTTGCGTTCGCACCGGCTTCAACCAGGGGTGGCCTTCGGGGAAAATTCCGTGCTGCTCGTAGACGACGCGCTCGAATAACTGGGCCTCCGGCAGGTCCGGCGTCAGTGCGGGATACGCCGCGTGTCCTGCCGGAAATGTCGTGGCCGCGATCCGCAATTCGTTCCGTGTATCGAGGCCGAGGATCGCGTAGACGCACCGGCCGCCCTCCGCTGTCGCTGCTGTCGGCAGTGCAAGCAAGCGCGCGCGAGCGGTTTGACAGGTCGTCACAATCCACAAGCGCCACGCTTCCGGCGCGAGTTGGGGGATCGCCGTCGTGACTACGGCCACGCCGTTGCGGGCGCTGCAGCCGCCGAGATTCATGATCCCCCTCCGATGAATGTGGCCGCGCGGGCGACAAGGGTTTGCAGTC encodes the following:
- the nuoB gene encoding NADH-quinone oxidoreductase subunit NuoB, whose translation is MWDTFKTRWQQGHRTQAFPPAQPLPERFRGRPTIDAGRCAAGCTACRDACPTEAITLAPLTFDLGRCTFCPACAEACPSGAIAWTPDYRLATRTREGLLLRDAALPLATALDRKMRALFGRSLKLRQVSAGGCNGCELELQALNNVVFDLSRFGIQFVASPRHADGLVITGPVTANMRLALQKTYEAVPDPKLVIAVGACAISGGPFLNSPACHNGATSTVPVDLFIPGCPPHPLTILDGLLRLLGRLESGRERNTA
- a CDS encoding NADH-quinone oxidoreductase subunit C; this encodes MNLGGCSARNGVAVVTTAIPQLAPEAWRLWIVTTCQTARARLLALPTAATAEGGRCVYAILGLDTRNELRIAATTFPAGHAAYPALTPDLPEAQLFERVVYEQHGIFPEGHPWLKPVRTQRDYPFFAVEGDAVHEVAVGPVHAGIIEPGHFRFQCHGEQVLHLEIALGYQHRGASALLRVATPARRAVVAESLAGDTVIGHSWAYAQAIEGLAGVAVAHHAQQLRALALELERLANHVGDLGALAADIGYLPAAAYFGRLRGEFLNLLMELTGNRYGRSLVYPGGVCHAFTAALRARCGTKLAEAERDLKAIADLFFAESTVVTRLEQTGVVAKKVARQLGLVGPAARASNLLRDVRTDYPSGAYRFHYIPPVRLASGDVYARALLRVLEAQQALTFAAEQCRIVHRVEPGAPCESLAADRLVVSLIEGWRGEIVHVVRTDAYGAIDAYDVVDPSFHNWMGLAWACRGGQISDFPLCNKSFNLSYAGHDL